One region of Nycticebus coucang isolate mNycCou1 chromosome 10, mNycCou1.pri, whole genome shotgun sequence genomic DNA includes:
- the PMVK gene encoding phosphomevalonate kinase isoform X2, with product MSVLSSGFLVHSRSSMLRRIVEGVSQPVWLVSDTRRLSDIQWFREAYGAVTQTVRVVALEQSRQQRGWVFTPGVDDAESECGLDNFGGFDWVIENHGDAQCLEEQLDVLTEFIRCRL from the exons ATGTCTGTGCTATCCTCCGGCTTTCTGGTCCACTCAAGGAGCAGTATGCTCAG GAGAATCGTGGAGGGTGTCTCCCAGCCTGTCTGG CTGGTGAGCGACACACGGAGGTTGTCGGACATCCAGTGGTTTCGGGAAGCCTATGGGGCTGTGACACAGACGGTCCGTGTGGTAGCTTTGGAACAGAGCCGACAGCAGAGGGGCTGGGTGTTCACGCCAG GGGTAGATGATGCGGAGTCAGAATGTGGCCTGGACAACTTTGGGGGCTTTGACTGGGTCATTGAGAACCATGGAGACGCACAGTGCCTAGAGGAGCAGCTGGACGTCCTGACAGAGTTTATCCGCTGCAGACTGTAG
- the PMVK gene encoding phosphomevalonate kinase isoform X1 yields MAPQGGAPRLVLLFSGKRKSGKDFVTQELQSRLGADVCAILRLSGPLKEQYAQEHGLNFQRLLDASAYKEAYRRDMIRWGEERRQADPGYFCRRIVEGVSQPVWLVSDTRRLSDIQWFREAYGAVTQTVRVVALEQSRQQRGWVFTPGVDDAESECGLDNFGGFDWVIENHGDAQCLEEQLDVLTEFIRCRL; encoded by the exons ATGGCCCCGCAGGGAGGCGCCCCGCGGCTGGTGCTGCTGTTCAGCGGGAAAAGGAAATCCGGGAAGGACTTTGTGACCCAGGAGCTTCAGAGCAG ACTTGGAGCAGATGTCTGTGCTATCCTCCGGCTTTCTGGTCCACTCAAGGAGCAGTATGCTCAG GAACATGGCTTGAACTTCCAGAGACTCCTGGATGCCAGCGCCTACAAGGAAGCCTATCGCAGGGACATGATCCGCTGGGGAGAGGAGAGGCGCCAGGCTGACCCTGGCTACTTCTGCAGGAGAATCGTGGAGGGTGTCTCCCAGCCTGTCTGG CTGGTGAGCGACACACGGAGGTTGTCGGACATCCAGTGGTTTCGGGAAGCCTATGGGGCTGTGACACAGACGGTCCGTGTGGTAGCTTTGGAACAGAGCCGACAGCAGAGGGGCTGGGTGTTCACGCCAG GGGTAGATGATGCGGAGTCAGAATGTGGCCTGGACAACTTTGGGGGCTTTGACTGGGTCATTGAGAACCATGGAGACGCACAGTGCCTAGAGGAGCAGCTGGACGTCCTGACAGAGTTTATCCGCTGCAGACTGTAG